The genomic DNA TCCTTCCACCTATCGTCCCTATCCGGGCGTGCCGACGCTGGTAACCAACGTCACCATCTTCGACGGCGAGGGCGGGCGGATCGAGGGCGGATCGGTGCTGATCGCCGACGGCAAGGTCGTCGAGGTCGGCCAGCAGATCGCCAATCCGGGCAATGCGACGGTGATCGATGGCGCGGGCAAGTGGGTCACGCCCGGCATCATCGATATTCATAGCCACCTGGGCGATTATCCCTCGCCCGGCGTGCAGGCGCATTCGGACGGCAACGAGATCACCGGCCCGGTTCATCCCGACGTCTGGGCCGAACATTCGGTGTGGCCGCAGGATCCGGGGTTCAGCCGCGCGCTCGCCAATGGCGGCATCACGACGCTGCAGGTGCTGCCGGGCTCGGCCAATCTGTTCGGCGGTCGCTCGGTGACGCTGAAGAACGTGCCTGCGCGCACCATGCAGGGGATGAAGTTCCCGGGAGCGCCCTACGGCCTCAAGATGGCGTGCGGCGAGAACCCCAAGCGCGTCTATGGCAGCCGCAACCAGATGCCGGGCAGCCGCATGGCCAATATCGCGCTAACCCGCGCGACCTGGGCGAAGGCGGCCGAGTATAAGCGCAAGTGGGACCGCTACGAGCGCGACGGCGGCGAGCAGCCCGCGCGCGATATCGGTATGGACACGCTGCGCGGCGTCCTCGCCGGCGAGATCAGCGTGCAGAACCACTGCTACCGCGCCGACGAAATGGCCATCATGCTCGATATCGCCAAGGAGTTCGGCTATAAGATCGCCGCGTTCCACCACGCCGTCGAAGCCTACAAGATCGCCGACATGCTGCGCGAGAACGGCACCTGCGGCGCTTTGTGGGCCGACTGGTGGGGCTTCAAGATGGAAGCCTATGACGCGATCAACGAGAATATCCCGCTGGTCCATAATGCGGGCGCCTGCACCATCGTCCATTCCGACGATCCCAACGGCATCCAGCGGTTGAACCAGGAAGCGGCGAAGGCACTTTCCGACGGCCGGCGCATGGGAATCAACATCTCCGACGAGATCGCCTGGACGTGGCTCAGCTACAATCCGGCCAAGGCGATGGGCATCGCCGACCGCACTGGCAGCCTGAAGCCCGGCAAGATGGCGGACATGGTGCTGTGGAACGGCAATCCGTTCAGCGTCTACACGCGGCCCGAGAAGGTCTGGATCGACGGCGCGCTGATGTACGATGCGGACAATCCGAAGCTGCGCCCGGTGAGCGATTTCGAGCTTGGCCAGCCGGGCGAAGGAGACGTGAAATGAGCCGCCGCCTGTTGAGCGCCGCGGCGCTGCTCCTCGCATCCGCACTTGCCCAGCCCGCACTGGCGCAGACCGTGGCGATCACCGGCGGCACAGTCGCGATCGGCGACGGATCCGAGCCGATCCCGGGCGGCACCGTGGTCGTCCGCAATGGCCGTGTCGTCGCGGCCGGCGCGGGCGTCGCCGTGCCCTCGGGCGCGCAGGTCGTCGATGCGACCGGCAAATGGGTGACGCCGGGGCTTGTCGCGGGCTTCTCGCGGATAGGCATCGTCGAGGTCGATGCGGTCTCGGGCACCAACGACACACGGGCCAACGGATCGCCGTTCAGCGCCGCGATCAGCGTCGCGCCCGCGGTCAATCCGCGCACGACGTCGATCTCGGTCAGTCGCGCCGCGGGCATGACCCGTGCGGTGGTCGCGCCGGTCACCGCGAAGAGCATCTTCGCGGGGCAGGGGGCGGTGATCGACCTCGGCGACGACATGGATGCGGTGATGCGTGCGCGCGCCTTCCAGTTCGTCGAGTTCGGCGAGCAGGGTGCGGAGGACGCCGGCGGCAGCCGCGCGGCGGCGCATACTCTCTTCCGCAACGCGCTGCGCGAGGCGCGCGACCTGGCGCGGGGTGGCCGTGGCGATCGCCTGCCGATCGCCGGACGCGGCACGACGCGCGAGACGATCCCGCTCGAGGATGCGCCCGACAACAGTCTGCTCAATCCGGGTCTCAGCCGGCCGGACGATGTGCTGCTGACCCGCTTCGACGCGGCGGCGCTGGTGCCGGTTCTGCAGGGGCGTCAGCTTCTCCTCATCCATGTCGAGCGGGCGAGCGACATTCTCCAGATGCTGAAGCTGAAGGAGGAGTTTCCGGCGCTTCGAATCGTCCTCGTCGGCGCTGCCGAAGGATGGACCGTCGCGGATCGCATCGCCGCCGCACGCGTGCCGGTGATCGCCAATGCGTTGGTCGATCTGCCCGGCAGCTTCGAAATGACGGCGGCGACCCAGTCCAACGTCGGGCGGATGCGCGCTGCGGGCGTGGATGTCGCGCTCGGCATGATCAACGACGACGAGACGCGGCAGATCCGCCTGCTGACGCAATATGCCGGCAACCTGGTGGCGCTTGGCAAGGTGCCCGGCGCGACCGGGCTGACCTGGGGTCAGGCGCTGGCGACGATCAGCTCCGCGCCGGCCGAAGCGATGGGCATGGGCGGCGAGATCGGCTCGCTCCGCTCCGGCCGCCGCGCCGACGTGGTGATCTGGGACGGCGATCCGCTCGAGCTTACCAGCAACGTTGATTGGGTGATGATCGACGGTGTCCAGCAGCCACTGCAGAACCGCCAGACGCGCCTGCGCGATCGCTACCGCGATCTCGACGAGGCGCAATTGCCCAAGGCCTACGACCGTTGAGCTGGACCCCGGTGGTCGCCGGGGAACGGGCTTCGCTACAGCAATAAACACGGCTAGTGTGGCGCAGTGACTCCGCTCGACGCTCTTGCCGTGTTTACCGCGCTGTTCGTCGGCACGCACCTGCTGATGTCGCATCCGTGGCGCGCGGGGCTGGTCGCGCGGCTGGGCGAAAAAGGCTTCCTCGGCGTCTATTCGCTGGTGTCCTTCGTCACGCTCGGCGGCATGGTCTGGGGGTGGCGGGCGATCGAGGACAGCCAGCCCTTGTGGATCGCGCCGCTCTGGTGGCTGAACGCCGCCTCCTGGATCCTGCTGCTCGCCTCGATCCTGCTGATCGGATCACTGCGCTCCAACCCAGCGTTTCCAAAGCCCGGAGCCGCCAGCGCCGCGATTGGCCCGGCGCGCGGCGTCTTCGCGATCACGCGCCACCCGATGAACGTCAGCTTCATCCTCTGGGCGCTGATCCACCTCTCGATCTGGGGCAGCCCGCGCAACCTGATCGTCGCGGGTGGCATCCTCATTCTCGCGCTCGCCGGCTCGATCGGGCAGGACCGCAAGAAGGAGCGCTTGCTCGGCGATGCCTGGCGCGATTGGGAGGCGCGAACGTCGTTCCTGCCATTCGCCGCGCTCGCATCCGGCCGTGCGCGCTTGCGCGATTGCTGGCCCGGCGCGGTGGCGCTGCTCGGCGGGCTCGCCTTCTGGCTGGCGGTCACCTATTGGCACGCGCCGCTCTTCTCGCCGATCGGCTGGCTGCGGCCGGACCTGTGAGCGATGCGCTTGCAACCGGGGCCGAATTCGCTATAGGCGGCACTCGCTCAGCGAGCATCCGGCCGCCCAGGCCCGCGGCCCTCACGGCCGTTGGTCATCGGCTTCCGCTCGCCCGACCCTGAACTTTTGACCAGTTGGAACAGGTGCCAAGATGGCCGTCCCCAAGAGAAAAACTTCGCCCTCCAAGCGCAACATGCGCCGCAGCCATGACAGCCTGAAGGCGGTCAATTTCCAGGAATGCCCGAACTGCGGCGAACTGAAGCTGCCGCACAATCTGTGCGCGGCCTGCGGCCATTACAACGGGCGTGAAGTCACCTCGGCCGAGGCCTGATCCGCACGTCCACGCCGAACAATCGGGAGAGCAATCCGGTGGGCAGCGCGCCGCGAATCGCACTTGACGCGATGGGCGGCGACGCCGGGCCTGCCGTCATGCTCGCCGGTGCTGCGCGTGCGCACGAGCGGCGCGGCGATCTTAGCTTCCTGCTGTTCGGGGACGAAGCCACGCTTAAGGGCGAGCTGGCCAAACATCCTGCGCTCGCGACGGCGAGCGAAATCGTCCATTGCGAGGATGTGATCGGCGCGAGCGATAAGCCGAGCCAGGCGATCCGCCGCGCCAAGACGACATCGATGGGCCGCGCGATCGCCGCGGTGAAGGCACAGGACGCACACGCCGCGCTCTCCGCCGGCAACACCGGCGCGCTGATGGCGATGTCCAAGCTAGCGCTGCGCACGATGCCGGGCATCGACCGGCCGGCGCTCGCGGCGCTGCTGCCGACGCTGGGCGACAATGATCTCGTCATGCTCGATCTCGGCGCCAATACCGAGTGCGATGCGCGCAACCTCGTCGAATTCGCGGTGATGGGATCGGCCTTCGCCCGCGTGGTGCTGGAGCTCGATCGCCCGCGCGTCCGCCTGCTCAACATCGGCACCGAGGAATTGAAGGGCACCGGCGAGCTCAAGGAAGCGGCCGCGACGCTGCGCGCATCGACCCACCTCCACCTCAGCTTCGAAGGCTTCACCGAGGGCGACAAGATCGCGCGCGGCGATGTCGACGTGGTCGTCTCGGACGGCTTCTCCGGCAATATCGCGCTCAAGACGGCGGAGGGCACCGCGCGCTTCGTCACCGATCTGCTGAAGCGCGCCTTTACCAGCTCGGTCCGCTCGAAGATCGGCTTCCTGATTTCGCGCCCAGCGACCGAGCTGCTGCGCCACCATCTCGATCCCAACAATCACAACGGCGCGGTGTTTCTCGGCCTCAACGGGCTGGTGGTGAAGAGCCACGGCAATGCGAATGAGGCGGGGGTCGCCAACGCGATCCGCGTCGCCGCGCGGCTCGTGCGCGAGGATCTGA from Allosphingosinicella indica includes the following:
- a CDS encoding amidohydrolase, which encodes MKPKVMAGLLAASLLAGCAAQADNSRPASAKAAPQAYSRDPYPSTYRPYPGVPTLVTNVTIFDGEGGRIEGGSVLIADGKVVEVGQQIANPGNATVIDGAGKWVTPGIIDIHSHLGDYPSPGVQAHSDGNEITGPVHPDVWAEHSVWPQDPGFSRALANGGITTLQVLPGSANLFGGRSVTLKNVPARTMQGMKFPGAPYGLKMACGENPKRVYGSRNQMPGSRMANIALTRATWAKAAEYKRKWDRYERDGGEQPARDIGMDTLRGVLAGEISVQNHCYRADEMAIMLDIAKEFGYKIAAFHHAVEAYKIADMLRENGTCGALWADWWGFKMEAYDAINENIPLVHNAGACTIVHSDDPNGIQRLNQEAAKALSDGRRMGINISDEIAWTWLSYNPAKAMGIADRTGSLKPGKMADMVLWNGNPFSVYTRPEKVWIDGALMYDADNPKLRPVSDFELGQPGEGDVK
- a CDS encoding amidohydrolase family protein is translated as MSRRLLSAAALLLASALAQPALAQTVAITGGTVAIGDGSEPIPGGTVVVRNGRVVAAGAGVAVPSGAQVVDATGKWVTPGLVAGFSRIGIVEVDAVSGTNDTRANGSPFSAAISVAPAVNPRTTSISVSRAAGMTRAVVAPVTAKSIFAGQGAVIDLGDDMDAVMRARAFQFVEFGEQGAEDAGGSRAAAHTLFRNALREARDLARGGRGDRLPIAGRGTTRETIPLEDAPDNSLLNPGLSRPDDVLLTRFDAAALVPVLQGRQLLLIHVERASDILQMLKLKEEFPALRIVLVGAAEGWTVADRIAAARVPVIANALVDLPGSFEMTAATQSNVGRMRAAGVDVALGMINDDETRQIRLLTQYAGNLVALGKVPGATGLTWGQALATISSAPAEAMGMGGEIGSLRSGRRADVVIWDGDPLELTSNVDWVMIDGVQQPLQNRQTRLRDRYRDLDEAQLPKAYDR
- a CDS encoding NnrU family protein; the protein is MTPLDALAVFTALFVGTHLLMSHPWRAGLVARLGEKGFLGVYSLVSFVTLGGMVWGWRAIEDSQPLWIAPLWWLNAASWILLLASILLIGSLRSNPAFPKPGAASAAIGPARGVFAITRHPMNVSFILWALIHLSIWGSPRNLIVAGGILILALAGSIGQDRKKERLLGDAWRDWEARTSFLPFAALASGRARLRDCWPGAVALLGGLAFWLAVTYWHAPLFSPIGWLRPDL
- the rpmF gene encoding 50S ribosomal protein L32, with translation MAVPKRKTSPSKRNMRRSHDSLKAVNFQECPNCGELKLPHNLCAACGHYNGREVTSAEA
- the plsX gene encoding phosphate acyltransferase PlsX; translated protein: MGSAPRIALDAMGGDAGPAVMLAGAARAHERRGDLSFLLFGDEATLKGELAKHPALATASEIVHCEDVIGASDKPSQAIRRAKTTSMGRAIAAVKAQDAHAALSAGNTGALMAMSKLALRTMPGIDRPALAALLPTLGDNDLVMLDLGANTECDARNLVEFAVMGSAFARVVLELDRPRVRLLNIGTEELKGTGELKEAAATLRASTHLHLSFEGFTEGDKIARGDVDVVVSDGFSGNIALKTAEGTARFVTDLLKRAFTSSVRSKIGFLISRPATELLRHHLDPNNHNGAVFLGLNGLVVKSHGNANEAGVANAIRVAARLVREDLTRKIAEDLELVSAKKAAAAAAAAAAQ